Proteins encoded by one window of Salarias fasciatus chromosome 1, fSalaFa1.1, whole genome shotgun sequence:
- the LOC115389472 gene encoding adhesion G protein-coupled receptor G3 isoform X1, producing the protein MPRVMSGLLWWLFLCFMSQQGPCLSDPERKHSLEHQSEELDSVEFSQSGQGLLEVQIKTSTKSQCKDKKSEGNKHRPEKKKKGNVNKGKGNPQNNRGSCKNHCGIPSHRKLGVSNARCCMNNITNTLKKGNRDDVIGAIESLEQVLERTDVNETTPMSSDNVVALLHKHRGRFHGLRISASDSEAMPSRAVANSRVSVWLPAELNPTPNDTIVFCMLNVSEGSLGGSTRLYDSRLVGLSLGRTVSGLQERVNISMTLTTSISRNETPECQFYDFSTRKFNKSGCDTEWHRDRGSITCSCDHLTYFGILLLSPIDVSDKDQEILTYITLIGCSLSLFFLLITVLLFATNSQMRADLSVKVHVNLAIALILLNLHFLPSQAAAALQSDGPCLYVAVGLHYSLLATLAWMALEGYHLYRLFIKVFNIYVRWYLLKLSVVGWGLPAVIVSLVAIIDTDSYGRVSMDSSNPNATEICYITDNTVKMVTTLGVFCFVFLFNFIMFGVSVKRIMSFHFRKECGQRERGRSKRAACTLLGISALLGITWGLVFFSQGSLTTPGLYAFCILNSLQGLLLCGRPVVSGSRPVVWFVLVLSSGGYVNLLEPVVGFPVVIGSWFGRPEAH; encoded by the exons GGTGATGTCGGGGCTCCTCTGGTGGCTGTTCCTGTGCTTCATGTCTCAGCAGGGTCCCTGTCTTTCTGATCCAGAAAGGAAACATTCTTTAGAGCATCAAAGTGAGGAACTGGATTCAGTTGAATTTTCACAATCCGGACAGGGATTGTTGGAGGTTCAAATAAAGACTTCCACAAAATCACAGTGTAAAGACAAGAAGTCAGAAGGCAACAAACACAggcctgagaaaaaaaagaaaggaaatgtaAACAAAGGCAAGGGAAATCCCCAGAACAACAGAGGTTCTTGCAAGAATCACTGCGGAATTCCATCTCATAGAAAGCTGG GTGTTTCAAACGCCAGATGCTGCATGAACAACATCACCAACACTCTGAAAAAAGGGAACCGTGATGACGTCATTGG TGCTATTGAGTCTTTGGAGCAAGTTCTGGAGAGAACAGACGTCAACGAGACGACGCCGATGTCCAGCGACAACGTGGTGGCGCTTCTGCACAAACACCGAGGCCGCTTCCACGGTCTCCGAATCTCTGCCAGCGACAGTGAG GCGATGCCTAGCCGAGCGGTCGCAAACAGCCGAGTGAGCGTCTGGCTGCCGGCGGAGCTGAACCCGACGCCGAACGACACCATCGTGTTCTGCATGCTGAACGTGAGCGAAGGG TCTTTAGGTGGATCCACGAGGCTGTACGACAGCAGACTGGTCGGCCTGAGTCTGGGGAGGACCGTTTCAGGACTCCAGGAGCGTGTAAACATCAGCATGACGCTGACCACCAGCATCAGC AGAAACGAAACCCCCGAGTGTCAGTTCTATGACTTCTCCACTAGAA agTTTAATAAAAGTGGCTGTGACACTGAGTGGCACCGGGACCGGGGATCCATCACCTGTTCCTGTGATCATCTCACGTACTTTGGCATACTTTTG CTTTCACCGATAGATGTGTCAGACAAAGACCAGGAGATCCTGACGTACATCACCCTGATCGGCTGCAgcctttctcttttcttcctgctcATCACGGTTTTGCTCTTTGCCACAAACAG CCAGATGAGAGCGGACCTGTCGGTGAAGGTCCACGTCAACTTGGCCATCgccctcatcctcctcaacCTCCACTTCCTGCCCAGCCAGGCGGCCGCGGCGCTCCAGTCCGACGGCCCGTGTCTTTACGTGGCCGTCGGCCTTCACTACTCGCTGCTGGCCACCTTGGCCTGGATGGCCCTGGAGGGCTACCACCTCTACCGGCTCTTCATCAAGGTCTTCAACATCTACGTGAGGTGGTACCTGCTGAAGCTCAGCGTGGTGGGCTGGG GCCTGCCTGCAGTCATCGTGTCGTTGGTGGCGATCATCGACACGGACTCGTACGGCCGTGTCTCGATGGACTCCTCCAACCCCAACGCCACGGAAAT ATGTTACATAACCGACAACACGGTGAAGATGGTGACGACGCTGGGGGTGTTCTGCTTCGTCTTCCTCTTCAACTTTATTATGTTTGGGGTGTCGGTCAAGCGGATTATGAGTTTCCACTTCAGGAAAGAG TGCGGACAGAGGGAGCGTGGAAGGAGCAAGCGAGCGGCGTGCACCCTGCTGGGGATCAGCGCCCTGCTGGGCATCACCTGGGGCCTGGTCTTCTTCTCACAGGGCTCCCTGACCACGCCCGGCCTCTACGCCTTCTGCATCCTCAACTCACTGCAAGGTCTGCTTCTGTGTGGCCGGCCGGTTGTTTCCGGTTCTCGGCCCGTAGTCTGGTTCGTCCTGGTTCTGAGCTCTGGTGGTTACGTGAACCTCTTGGAACCTGTTGTTGGTTTTCCTGTTGTCATTGGCTCATGGTTTGGCCGCCCTGAGGCTCATTAG
- the LOC115389472 gene encoding adhesion G-protein coupled receptor G2 isoform X3 yields the protein MPRVMSGLLWWLFLCFMSQQGPCLSDPERKHSLEHQSEELDSVEFSQSGQGLLEVQIKTSTKSQCKDKKSEGNKHRPEKKKKGNVNKGKGNPQNNRGSCKNHCGIPSHRKLGVSNARCCMNNITNTLKKGNRDDVIGAIESLEQVLERTDVNETTPMSSDNVVALLHKHRGRFHGLRISASDSEAMPSRAVANSRVSVWLPAELNPTPNDTIVFCMLNVSEGSLGGSTRLYDSRLVGLSLGRTVSGLQERVNISMTLTTSISRNETPECQFYDFSTRNVSDKDQEILTYITLIGCSLSLFFLLITVLLFATNSQMRADLSVKVHVNLAIALILLNLHFLPSQAAAALQSDGPCLYVAVGLHYSLLATLAWMALEGYHLYRLFIKVFNIYVRWYLLKLSVVGWGLPAVIVSLVAIIDTDSYGRVSMDSSNPNATEICYITDNTVKMVTTLGVFCFVFLFNFIMFGVSVKRIMSFHFRKECGQRERGRSKRAACTLLGISALLGITWGLVFFSQGSLTTPGLYAFCILNSLQGLLLCGRPVVSGSRPVVWFVLVLSSGGYVNLLEPVVGFPVVIGSWFGRPEAH from the exons GGTGATGTCGGGGCTCCTCTGGTGGCTGTTCCTGTGCTTCATGTCTCAGCAGGGTCCCTGTCTTTCTGATCCAGAAAGGAAACATTCTTTAGAGCATCAAAGTGAGGAACTGGATTCAGTTGAATTTTCACAATCCGGACAGGGATTGTTGGAGGTTCAAATAAAGACTTCCACAAAATCACAGTGTAAAGACAAGAAGTCAGAAGGCAACAAACACAggcctgagaaaaaaaagaaaggaaatgtaAACAAAGGCAAGGGAAATCCCCAGAACAACAGAGGTTCTTGCAAGAATCACTGCGGAATTCCATCTCATAGAAAGCTGG GTGTTTCAAACGCCAGATGCTGCATGAACAACATCACCAACACTCTGAAAAAAGGGAACCGTGATGACGTCATTGG TGCTATTGAGTCTTTGGAGCAAGTTCTGGAGAGAACAGACGTCAACGAGACGACGCCGATGTCCAGCGACAACGTGGTGGCGCTTCTGCACAAACACCGAGGCCGCTTCCACGGTCTCCGAATCTCTGCCAGCGACAGTGAG GCGATGCCTAGCCGAGCGGTCGCAAACAGCCGAGTGAGCGTCTGGCTGCCGGCGGAGCTGAACCCGACGCCGAACGACACCATCGTGTTCTGCATGCTGAACGTGAGCGAAGGG TCTTTAGGTGGATCCACGAGGCTGTACGACAGCAGACTGGTCGGCCTGAGTCTGGGGAGGACCGTTTCAGGACTCCAGGAGCGTGTAAACATCAGCATGACGCTGACCACCAGCATCAGC AGAAACGAAACCCCCGAGTGTCAGTTCTATGACTTCTCCACTAGAA ATGTGTCAGACAAAGACCAGGAGATCCTGACGTACATCACCCTGATCGGCTGCAgcctttctcttttcttcctgctcATCACGGTTTTGCTCTTTGCCACAAACAG CCAGATGAGAGCGGACCTGTCGGTGAAGGTCCACGTCAACTTGGCCATCgccctcatcctcctcaacCTCCACTTCCTGCCCAGCCAGGCGGCCGCGGCGCTCCAGTCCGACGGCCCGTGTCTTTACGTGGCCGTCGGCCTTCACTACTCGCTGCTGGCCACCTTGGCCTGGATGGCCCTGGAGGGCTACCACCTCTACCGGCTCTTCATCAAGGTCTTCAACATCTACGTGAGGTGGTACCTGCTGAAGCTCAGCGTGGTGGGCTGGG GCCTGCCTGCAGTCATCGTGTCGTTGGTGGCGATCATCGACACGGACTCGTACGGCCGTGTCTCGATGGACTCCTCCAACCCCAACGCCACGGAAAT ATGTTACATAACCGACAACACGGTGAAGATGGTGACGACGCTGGGGGTGTTCTGCTTCGTCTTCCTCTTCAACTTTATTATGTTTGGGGTGTCGGTCAAGCGGATTATGAGTTTCCACTTCAGGAAAGAG TGCGGACAGAGGGAGCGTGGAAGGAGCAAGCGAGCGGCGTGCACCCTGCTGGGGATCAGCGCCCTGCTGGGCATCACCTGGGGCCTGGTCTTCTTCTCACAGGGCTCCCTGACCACGCCCGGCCTCTACGCCTTCTGCATCCTCAACTCACTGCAAGGTCTGCTTCTGTGTGGCCGGCCGGTTGTTTCCGGTTCTCGGCCCGTAGTCTGGTTCGTCCTGGTTCTGAGCTCTGGTGGTTACGTGAACCTCTTGGAACCTGTTGTTGGTTTTCCTGTTGTCATTGGCTCATGGTTTGGCCGCCCTGAGGCTCATTAG
- the LOC115389472 gene encoding adhesion G-protein coupled receptor G5 isoform X2, with protein MPRVMSGLLWWLFLCFMSQQGPCLSDPERKHSLEHQSEELDSVEFSQSGQGLLEVQIKTSTKSQCKDKKSEGNKHRPEKKKKGNVNKGKGNPQNNRGSCKNHCGIPSHRKLGVSNARCCMNNITNTLKKGNRDDVIGAIESLEQVLERTDVNETTPMSSDNVVALLHKHRGRFHGLRISASDSEAMPSRAVANSRVSVWLPAELNPTPNDTIVFCMLNVSEGSLGGSTRLYDSRLVGLSLGRTVSGLQERVNISMTLTTSISRNETPECQFYDFSTRKFNKSGCDTEWHRDRGSITCSCDHLTYFGILLLSPIDVSDKDQEILTYITLIGCSLSLFFLLITVLLFATNSQMRADLSVKVHVNLAIALILLNLHFLPSQAAAALQSDGPCLYVAVGLHYSLLATLAWMALEGYHLYRLFIKVFNIYVRWYLLKLSVVGWGLPAVIVSLVAIIDTDSYGRVSMDSSNPNATEICYITDNTVKMVTTLGVFCFVFLFNFIMFGVSVKRIMSFHFRKECGQRERGRSKRAACTLLGISALLGITWGLVFFSQGSLTTPGLYAFCILNSLQGFFIFLWFVLSLRKTRNLSTKTSSETRSTNS; from the exons GGTGATGTCGGGGCTCCTCTGGTGGCTGTTCCTGTGCTTCATGTCTCAGCAGGGTCCCTGTCTTTCTGATCCAGAAAGGAAACATTCTTTAGAGCATCAAAGTGAGGAACTGGATTCAGTTGAATTTTCACAATCCGGACAGGGATTGTTGGAGGTTCAAATAAAGACTTCCACAAAATCACAGTGTAAAGACAAGAAGTCAGAAGGCAACAAACACAggcctgagaaaaaaaagaaaggaaatgtaAACAAAGGCAAGGGAAATCCCCAGAACAACAGAGGTTCTTGCAAGAATCACTGCGGAATTCCATCTCATAGAAAGCTGG GTGTTTCAAACGCCAGATGCTGCATGAACAACATCACCAACACTCTGAAAAAAGGGAACCGTGATGACGTCATTGG TGCTATTGAGTCTTTGGAGCAAGTTCTGGAGAGAACAGACGTCAACGAGACGACGCCGATGTCCAGCGACAACGTGGTGGCGCTTCTGCACAAACACCGAGGCCGCTTCCACGGTCTCCGAATCTCTGCCAGCGACAGTGAG GCGATGCCTAGCCGAGCGGTCGCAAACAGCCGAGTGAGCGTCTGGCTGCCGGCGGAGCTGAACCCGACGCCGAACGACACCATCGTGTTCTGCATGCTGAACGTGAGCGAAGGG TCTTTAGGTGGATCCACGAGGCTGTACGACAGCAGACTGGTCGGCCTGAGTCTGGGGAGGACCGTTTCAGGACTCCAGGAGCGTGTAAACATCAGCATGACGCTGACCACCAGCATCAGC AGAAACGAAACCCCCGAGTGTCAGTTCTATGACTTCTCCACTAGAA agTTTAATAAAAGTGGCTGTGACACTGAGTGGCACCGGGACCGGGGATCCATCACCTGTTCCTGTGATCATCTCACGTACTTTGGCATACTTTTG CTTTCACCGATAGATGTGTCAGACAAAGACCAGGAGATCCTGACGTACATCACCCTGATCGGCTGCAgcctttctcttttcttcctgctcATCACGGTTTTGCTCTTTGCCACAAACAG CCAGATGAGAGCGGACCTGTCGGTGAAGGTCCACGTCAACTTGGCCATCgccctcatcctcctcaacCTCCACTTCCTGCCCAGCCAGGCGGCCGCGGCGCTCCAGTCCGACGGCCCGTGTCTTTACGTGGCCGTCGGCCTTCACTACTCGCTGCTGGCCACCTTGGCCTGGATGGCCCTGGAGGGCTACCACCTCTACCGGCTCTTCATCAAGGTCTTCAACATCTACGTGAGGTGGTACCTGCTGAAGCTCAGCGTGGTGGGCTGGG GCCTGCCTGCAGTCATCGTGTCGTTGGTGGCGATCATCGACACGGACTCGTACGGCCGTGTCTCGATGGACTCCTCCAACCCCAACGCCACGGAAAT ATGTTACATAACCGACAACACGGTGAAGATGGTGACGACGCTGGGGGTGTTCTGCTTCGTCTTCCTCTTCAACTTTATTATGTTTGGGGTGTCGGTCAAGCGGATTATGAGTTTCCACTTCAGGAAAGAG TGCGGACAGAGGGAGCGTGGAAGGAGCAAGCGAGCGGCGTGCACCCTGCTGGGGATCAGCGCCCTGCTGGGCATCACCTGGGGCCTGGTCTTCTTCTCACAGGGCTCCCTGACCACGCCCGGCCTCTACGCCTTCTGCATCCTCAACTCACTGCAAG gtttcttcatcttcctctggtTTGTCTTGTCTTTGAGGAAGACCAGAAACTTGTCCACAAAGACCAGCAGTGAAACGCGAAGCACCAACAGTTAG